The sequence below is a genomic window from Cicer arietinum cultivar CDC Frontier isolate Library 1 chromosome 6, Cicar.CDCFrontier_v2.0, whole genome shotgun sequence.
attaaaataatatttttttagtttttctttttaagtatTAGTCAATATTATATAATAGTATGAGTTATACTGAATGAAACAATTTAAAATCTAGGCTCCCTTAACTAGGCTAAATTacgtctcttaacttaatttcaggtaacgtattagttttttatttttattttttttcgatttggtcctttattttaattttaagtgacaattcgatattttatgttttaaaatttaaacaatgttatccttttttatacaaaaattcaaaaaaaaaatcaaataaaactcataaaattaattatatttttcaatataatataaatttcatcaaattcgtaacacaaatctttaaataaactcatattttcatactttatttgatattgttaggaataaaagactaaatcgaaaaaaaaaaagataaatgactaaaacgttaactgaaattaagttaagggaccacgtgTGATATTTAGCCTAAAATCTAATgcttactttttttaattataatttatatttatttatatgatatCACATATCAATATCtctatttgtattatatttgtgtcaaaaatattaattgcttATGAGATCAATTTTCATATACTATTAGTATTAAATTTCGTACGCatttactttttatatgaattttaaggTAAATGGTATTAAAATcttataattatagtgatttagtaattgtaataaatttaccttatataaatttatgttttaattgtagttttaatctccttatttttaatgatttataaaattgatttttattttattttaaaagtaaacaattttagtctctcccaatgattttttaattaaaaaatgatgacgtgggatgttttaaataatgtgacatgtGATAAGATGATGTATAATGACTAACACTCATGAAATTAGAATATAACGTcgtaaaaacttaaatttcaacttcagaaatttttcatattcttaatttaattaatgacattaataattaatgcatctagatagttatatatcatataattgtatgtcatgtcactaaaaatatgtcaaatcgtttttttttagtctaaaaatttgaaaaaaagattaaatcagtcgatatttaaaataaagagataaattttgtaagttgataataataaaaagacaaaaattgcAACTAAgcctaaatatatatatatatatatgtgataaATTTTTGTGTGTGATACATACGAGACACACAAGTCCTAAAGatagaattaaaactaaaaaatgacattataAGGTACAAAAACCTTAAATGTATCATTAAAAAGTAAATGCCGAAGATTCATAGATGAATTCAACTTCTATtagactaaaaaaaatataaaaaaaatgcataccAGGTAGAATAACTAgtcatactaaaaaaaaaaattcaatattattgACAATTATACCCAACTTTTGtaatattgttttatatttttttttatagttttaatgaattaatattattattaattattgtttttgaaTGTAGTGGATGAAATCGCAATTTCAAAAGTAGATGTCTTTCGCAAGGAAGAATTTTTAGTTGGAAACTTCTCAGTCACTTTAAGAATATGATAGAATGATATTTAAATTCTAGTCTCAATTTGAATTTGTAATTCTTGTTTAGCTCCTCCACCTTAAACTGATCATACTTTGGTCCCTATCCAACTCTTCACTAACATAAACATACTTCATTTCaatgtttgaattataattgtccaACACATGAACAATCTTCATGTTTTTAGTTGTTTTCTTCATAATGGACCTATTTGTAGTAGTCTTTACACTATATAGTTTACAATGGATGTCAACATTATATGATTAGAAGGATCATGTATTGTATTATCAACACTCAAACCATCATCCAAGTCAAATGCTCTTTCATCCTCATTATCATCAAACTTAACATCATCAACTTCATCTTCACTGTTGTGACTGTCACTAACACTTCCATAATCATCGATATCAATTTCTTCAGCACCATTTAACACCCATAAGATTGCCCCAACTCTATTCCTGGTTCTAATCCAAACAAATCTTTTATAGAGTGCTCAATATATAACTGAGCTTTGCAATTCATTTTCAGAGCATCTTCACCAATTTCAGTTGCATCTCTATAATCCACTATACTTTTAAAGTTTTCATGTTAATCATTTTTCCACTATAACCTATAATTGGAGTTATCATAACCTAAgtcttttaaaatttcaacagcTTCAAAATAACTTAATTTGTCGACATCAATCCCATGAACACTCGTTACCTCTATGTAATACAAAACTAAATCCCTCACAAACTTATTCTCATAGTGAAAACTAACAGAAAAGTTTATCATGTagaataaaaaacaatacaCGTGTtaataagacaaatattttatCCCATCAAACAgtaataaaattagaataatcgacatatgaatttttaaaaaattaataattaaataataatagtagtagaaaagaaaagaaagcaaagGTTAAAGAGCAGCCACACCTACCCCCACCGAAACCATGTGTATTTGtttcttcaatttaaaaaatccTAAACCCCTGAATCAAGCAAGTCTCAACCTACCCTGCTACTAACCCCTCTTTCATTACATTGCATCTTCTTTCTTCACTCAGAGCATTCATTGTTCTCTCCACACACCCCCGTTCCATTCCATTCCATCCAAACCCTAAATTCAACCATGACTTCTACCTTCTTCACATCATCATTCTCCACCCTCTCCTTTAATCCCACCATCACCAACACCCCCTCTCAACTTCCCCCCAACCTCCATCTCCGCCGCCGCCGTCTCACCGTCAAGGCCCGCTCTTCTAACTCCCCTGTTCTCCACCACCTCAAAACAGTCGCTGGTGTAACAATCTTCGCTGCCGCAACCGCCGCCGCCCTCACATTCCCCACTCCCCCTGCCAGAGCAGAGCCACCACCGACACTCACTGAACTCCTCGACGAAACCAGCGATGCCATCGCCGTCGCCGACGACGGAACAACCTCTCCCCTATCGGGAATAATCGAAACAAACAACGAGTCCATTGAAACTCTAAAGTCTCTGCTTCAGCAGAAGCTAGAACTCGGCGAAGACGAAGAGGCACTGAAGATCCTTAAAAGCTTGATCTCATCACAACCGGAGGTAACAGATTGGAAATTCATCGCGGCGAGGTTAACGATCGAAACGGGCGACACCGACAGCGCGCGAAGTTTCTACCAGGAAATCCTGAAGTCAAACCCACTTTCTTTCGAAGCGCTTTTCGAGAACGCGCTTTTGATGGACCGTTCGGGCGAAGGCGAAGCTGTAATTGAGAAACTCGAAGAGGCGCTGAGAGTTGCAGAGGAAGACAACAAGGAAAAAGAAGCGAGGGATGT
It includes:
- the LOC101499708 gene encoding protein SLOW GREEN 1, chloroplastic is translated as MTSTFFTSSFSTLSFNPTITNTPSQLPPNLHLRRRRLTVKARSSNSPVLHHLKTVAGVTIFAAATAAALTFPTPPARAEPPPTLTELLDETSDAIAVADDGTTSPLSGIIETNNESIETLKSLLQQKLELGEDEEALKILKSLISSQPEVTDWKFIAARLTIETGDTDSARSFYQEILKSNPLSFEALFENALLMDRSGEGEAVIEKLEEALRVAEEDNKEKEARDVKFIMAQIQFLQKNVDKALGMYEELTKEDPNDFRPYFCRGMIYALLGKNDEAKEQFEKYKELSPKKFELDGNLRIPLSTIKDFGTDQS